DNA sequence from the Candidatus Hydrogenedentota bacterium genome:
CGAGGCGCCGGCGGACCTGGTCCGGCGCGCCGACCAGGCCCTCTACCGGCGCAAGCAGGCGGGCGGCGATGGCTGCCACCTCGACCCGGCATCCGCCGGAGCCTGAGGCCGGCGCAGCCCCGAGGAGGCCGCGCCGGCGAGGCCGCGGTGACTTGTGATCAGTTCGTCGCGACGACCCGGATGATGCGGGTTCCGGATTCGCGCTGCCCGAACTGGTCTGTCGTTTCCACTTCGATCACGTGGTAACCCGCCGGGAGACCGGCCGGCAGCGCGGCCTTCCACAGGTGATCCGTTTCGCGGGGATCGGGCAGGCTGCGCCCGACGATGGCCGCGTTGTCGTTCACCACGCGCTTCAGCTCCCGGTCGTCCGGCGCTTCGATGCCCTCGGCCCTGGCGAGCAGGCTCGCGAGGGCCAGTTCACGGTCCTTGTTGGCCACGTAGAAGGGGTCCAGGCCGCGGAATTGCGTCATGGGGGTCCAGTCCCCGTGATCGCGCACGCGCATCCGCACGGAGGAGCGCTCCGAGCCGGAGAAGATATTGGCGACGACTTCCGTCGCGGGGCCTTCGGCGGGCGTAATCGACTCCGGAGCCCAGACGTTCATCTGGTAGCTGGCGGGCCGGCGCGACGCCTGGTACCGAACGCGGTAGTTCGTTCCATCGAAATCCAGCAGCGCGTACCCGTTGGGGACGCCGTCGGACATGGTGGCGTGGGGGATGCCGAGCTCGTCGAGACTTCCGCCCCACCAGGATCCGCAGGAGGCGCCCTGCACGAGGTGGTGGTGCTGACCCTCGCCGTGCCAGCCCTCTTCCGCGCCAAAGTAGAAGTGGCTCTGCCGGTGCCAGTGCGAGGCGATCGAGAAGGTGTTCGGGAAGGGGCGCAGCAGCTCCAGAAGCTGCTCGCGATCGGCGACGTCCTGCAGGGGAATGTGCATCAGCGGCACGATGAGATAGTCCTTTGGCACGAGCGCCAGGTCTTCCCGGATGA
Encoded proteins:
- a CDS encoding calcineurin-like phosphoesterase C-terminal domain-containing protein, coding for MRYYSGLGAALMLAAACCGAAAAETVHGRVFNDINGNGSWDAGEPGVPGVGVSNGRQVVATDQEGRYALDIEGDAILFVIKPSHWQVTLDPVTKLPRHYYVHRPEGSPELKFPGVAPTGPLPASVDFALTPRDEHGPFTALCFGDTQPRNQMEVDFVSHDVVEELQGAQVAFGITLGDLVFDNLDMLPQIAGGVGTLGLPWYHVIGNHDINFDTPDYERQAETYARVFGPPYYSFNYGKVHFLALNDIYWEVENKRYHGELGEAQLQFIREDLALVPKDYLIVPLMHIPLQDVADREQLLELLRPFPNTFSIASHWHRQSHFYFGAEEGWHGEGQHHHLVQGASCGSWWGGSLDELGIPHATMSDGVPNGYALLDFDGTNYRVRYQASRRPASYQMNVWAPESITPAEGPATEVVANIFSGSERSSVRMRVRDHGDWTPMTQFRGLDPFYVANKDRELALASLLARAEGIEAPDDRELKRVVNDNAAIVGRSLPDPRETDHLWKAALPAGLPAGYHVIEVETTDQFGQRESGTRIIRVVATN